A window of the Cicer arietinum cultivar CDC Frontier isolate Library 1 chromosome 6, Cicar.CDCFrontier_v2.0, whole genome shotgun sequence genome harbors these coding sequences:
- the LOC101506982 gene encoding BTB/POZ domain-containing protein DOT3 isoform X1, which produces MKSSLQVAQAQDPESQSDRTDQVSDKSIVIPHKHVTIVDSIKGEHSRFIAPRIPTDFSIQVQETTYNVHKYPLISKCGYIGRLEAQPWISNSGNPLKLENFPGGSETFETILKFCYGLPIDFNSDNVAALRCASEFLEMTEELEDANLISKTEAFLTFVVLSSWKDTVTVLKSCENLSPWAENLQIVRRCCDSIAWKASKHEDTSEDAATNQESWWFNDVAALRIDHFMRIISAITAKGTKPEIIGKCIMQYANKWIPGMYEELEGLRGYGHGKSHLHFSIFSRKKQESTGHSKEQTTVIESLISIIPPQQEAVPCKFLLQMLKMAMMYSVSPALISDLEKKVGMVLEDAEVNDLFIPRYQIGDQGKMVNSMPNSPEDCTMQDIDVVQRIVEYFLMHEQQQMQMQQKSRKFNISRLLDSYIAEVATDPNLSIAKFQVLAELLPEHTRSFHDGLYRAIDTYLKIHPSLTDHDRRRLCKIMNCEKLSLDACIHAAQNDRLPLRTIVQVLFAEQVKMRAAMQEKEPAQSGINSEHDANQTSATMDVKTLKEELDDVKSKMVELHSDYFELQQEYKKLSSNNNKSKNTSVWGLNWRKIKNSFHVKPAGNETRDGQDIPMSPDSTRRRSTTRRRVSMS; this is translated from the exons ATGAAATCATCACTTCAAGTGGCCCAAGCACAAGACCCTGAAAGTCAATCTGACAGAACTGATCAAGTTTCAGATAAAAGCATAGTTATTCCACACAAACATGTCACAATAGTTGATAGCATCAAAGGCGAACATTCAAG GTTCATTGCTCCTCGAATCCCAACAGACTTTTCAATTCAAGTTCAGGAAACTACTTATAATGTACACAAG TACCCCTTGATATCAAAATGCGGCTACATAGGTCGGTTGGAAGCTCAGCCTTGGATCTCAAATTCTGGCAATCCGCTCAAGCTTGAAAACTTTCCAGGTGGATCTGAAACATTTGAAACAATTCTAAAATTCTGTTATGGACTCCCTATAGACTTCAACTCAGATAATGTAGCTGCACTAAGATGTGCATCAGAATTCCTAGAGATGACTGAAGAACTAGAAGATGCCAATCTCATTTCCAAGACCGAAGCTTTCCTCACATTTGTCGTGCTTTCTTCATGGAAAGATACTGTTACTGTTCTGAAATCTTGTGAAAATCTCTCTCCATGGGCTGAAAACCTCCAAATTGTTAGAAGATGCTGCGATTCTATAGCTTGGAAGGCTTCTAAACATGAGGACACAAGTGAGGACGCAGCAACTAACCAAGAAAGCTGGTGGTTCAACGATGTGGCTGCCCTCCGCATCGATCATTTTATGCGGATAATTTCAGCAATAACAGCAAAGGGAACCAAGCCAGAGATCATTGGTAAATGTATAATGCAATATGCCAATAAATGGATACCAGGAATGTATGAGGAGTTGGAAGGGCTAAGAGGATATGGGCATGGAAAAAGTCATTTACATTTCAGTATATTTAGTAGGAAGAAACAAGAGAGCACTGGACATAGCAAGGAGCAAACGACTGTTATCGAAAGCCTAATAAGCATAATTCCTCCTCAACAAGAAGCTGTCCCATGTAAGTTCTTGTTGCAGATGTTAAAGATGGCAATGATGTATTCTGTATCACCAGCTCTAATTTCAGACCTTGAAAAGAAAGTTGGTATGGTGTTGGAAGATGCTGAGGTGAATGATCTTTTCATTCCCAGATATCAAATTGGAGATCAAGGAAAAATGGTCAA TAGCATGCCTAATTCACCTGAAGACTGCACTATGCAAGACATAGATGTAGTGCAACGTATTGTTGAATACTTCTTGATGCATGAACAACAGCAAATGCAAATGCAACAGAAATCCAGGAAATTCAATATTAGTAGGCTCTTGGACAGTTACATAGCTGAAGTTGCAACAGATCCAAATCTTTCAATTGCAAAGTTCCAAGTCTTAGCTGAATTGCTACCGGAACATACTCGATCATTTCATGATGGTCTTTATAGAGCCATTGACACCTACCTAAAG ATCCATCCTTCACTGACTGACCATGACCGTAGAAGACTCTGCAAAATAATGAACTGTGAAAAACTTTCACTTGATGCATGCATACATGCTGCACAGAATGATAGATTGCCTCTAAGAACTATTGTCCAG GTTCTATTTGCAGAGCAAGTAAAGATGAGGGCAGCAATGCAAGAGAAGGAACCAGCACAAAGTGGAATCAACTCTGAACACGATGCAAACCAGACATCTGCAACTATGGACGTTAAAACACTCAAAGAAGAACTCGATGATGTAAAGTCAAAGATGGTAGAACTGCACAGCGACTACTTTGAATTGCAACAAGAGTATAAAAAGTtaagcagcaacaacaacaagtCAAAGAATACATCAGTCTGGGGTTTAAATTGGCGGAAGATTAAGAACAGCTTTCATGTAAAACCAGCTGGAAATGAAACTAGAGATGGACAAGATATACCCATGTCCCCGGACAGCACACGACGTAGATCAACCACAAGAAGAAGGGTCTCCATGTCTTAA
- the LOC101506982 gene encoding BTB/POZ domain-containing protein DOT3 isoform X2: MKSSLQVAQAQDPESQSDRTDQVSDKSIVIPHKHVTIVDSIKGEHSRFIAPRIPTDFSIQVQETTYNVHKYPLISKCGYIGRLEAQPWISNSGNPLKLENFPGGSETFETILKFCYGLPIDFNSDNVAALRCASEFLEMTEELEDANLISKTEAFLTFVVLSSWKDTVTVLKSCENLSPWAENLQIVRRCCDSIAWKASKHEDTSEDAATNQESWWFNDVAALRIDHFMRIISAITAKGTKPEIIGKCIMQYANKWIPGMYEELEGLRGYGHGKSHLHFSIFSRKKQESTGHSKEQTTVIESLISIIPPQQEAVPCKFLLQMLKMAMMYSVSPALISDLEKKVGMVLEDAEVNDLFIPRYQIGDQGKMVNMPNSPEDCTMQDIDVVQRIVEYFLMHEQQQMQMQQKSRKFNISRLLDSYIAEVATDPNLSIAKFQVLAELLPEHTRSFHDGLYRAIDTYLKIHPSLTDHDRRRLCKIMNCEKLSLDACIHAAQNDRLPLRTIVQVLFAEQVKMRAAMQEKEPAQSGINSEHDANQTSATMDVKTLKEELDDVKSKMVELHSDYFELQQEYKKLSSNNNKSKNTSVWGLNWRKIKNSFHVKPAGNETRDGQDIPMSPDSTRRRSTTRRRVSMS; this comes from the exons ATGAAATCATCACTTCAAGTGGCCCAAGCACAAGACCCTGAAAGTCAATCTGACAGAACTGATCAAGTTTCAGATAAAAGCATAGTTATTCCACACAAACATGTCACAATAGTTGATAGCATCAAAGGCGAACATTCAAG GTTCATTGCTCCTCGAATCCCAACAGACTTTTCAATTCAAGTTCAGGAAACTACTTATAATGTACACAAG TACCCCTTGATATCAAAATGCGGCTACATAGGTCGGTTGGAAGCTCAGCCTTGGATCTCAAATTCTGGCAATCCGCTCAAGCTTGAAAACTTTCCAGGTGGATCTGAAACATTTGAAACAATTCTAAAATTCTGTTATGGACTCCCTATAGACTTCAACTCAGATAATGTAGCTGCACTAAGATGTGCATCAGAATTCCTAGAGATGACTGAAGAACTAGAAGATGCCAATCTCATTTCCAAGACCGAAGCTTTCCTCACATTTGTCGTGCTTTCTTCATGGAAAGATACTGTTACTGTTCTGAAATCTTGTGAAAATCTCTCTCCATGGGCTGAAAACCTCCAAATTGTTAGAAGATGCTGCGATTCTATAGCTTGGAAGGCTTCTAAACATGAGGACACAAGTGAGGACGCAGCAACTAACCAAGAAAGCTGGTGGTTCAACGATGTGGCTGCCCTCCGCATCGATCATTTTATGCGGATAATTTCAGCAATAACAGCAAAGGGAACCAAGCCAGAGATCATTGGTAAATGTATAATGCAATATGCCAATAAATGGATACCAGGAATGTATGAGGAGTTGGAAGGGCTAAGAGGATATGGGCATGGAAAAAGTCATTTACATTTCAGTATATTTAGTAGGAAGAAACAAGAGAGCACTGGACATAGCAAGGAGCAAACGACTGTTATCGAAAGCCTAATAAGCATAATTCCTCCTCAACAAGAAGCTGTCCCATGTAAGTTCTTGTTGCAGATGTTAAAGATGGCAATGATGTATTCTGTATCACCAGCTCTAATTTCAGACCTTGAAAAGAAAGTTGGTATGGTGTTGGAAGATGCTGAGGTGAATGATCTTTTCATTCCCAGATATCAAATTGGAGATCAAGGAAAAATGGTCAA CATGCCTAATTCACCTGAAGACTGCACTATGCAAGACATAGATGTAGTGCAACGTATTGTTGAATACTTCTTGATGCATGAACAACAGCAAATGCAAATGCAACAGAAATCCAGGAAATTCAATATTAGTAGGCTCTTGGACAGTTACATAGCTGAAGTTGCAACAGATCCAAATCTTTCAATTGCAAAGTTCCAAGTCTTAGCTGAATTGCTACCGGAACATACTCGATCATTTCATGATGGTCTTTATAGAGCCATTGACACCTACCTAAAG ATCCATCCTTCACTGACTGACCATGACCGTAGAAGACTCTGCAAAATAATGAACTGTGAAAAACTTTCACTTGATGCATGCATACATGCTGCACAGAATGATAGATTGCCTCTAAGAACTATTGTCCAG GTTCTATTTGCAGAGCAAGTAAAGATGAGGGCAGCAATGCAAGAGAAGGAACCAGCACAAAGTGGAATCAACTCTGAACACGATGCAAACCAGACATCTGCAACTATGGACGTTAAAACACTCAAAGAAGAACTCGATGATGTAAAGTCAAAGATGGTAGAACTGCACAGCGACTACTTTGAATTGCAACAAGAGTATAAAAAGTtaagcagcaacaacaacaagtCAAAGAATACATCAGTCTGGGGTTTAAATTGGCGGAAGATTAAGAACAGCTTTCATGTAAAACCAGCTGGAAATGAAACTAGAGATGGACAAGATATACCCATGTCCCCGGACAGCACACGACGTAGATCAACCACAAGAAGAAGGGTCTCCATGTCTTAA
- the LOC101507522 gene encoding ras-related protein RABH1e-like: MATVSPLAKYKLVFLGDQSVGKTSIITRFMYDKFDTTYQATIGIDFLSKTMYLEDRTVRLQLWDTAGQERFRSLIPSYIRDSSVAVIVYDVANRQSFLNTNKWVEEVRQERGSDVIIVLVGNKTDLVDKRQVSIEEGDAKSREFGIMFIETSAKAGFNIKPLFRKIASALPGMETLSSTKQEDMVDVNLKPTVNSSQTEQQGGGCSC, from the exons ATGGCGACGGTTTCCCCTCTCGCCAAATACAAGCTCGTTTTCTTAGGCGATCAATCGGTTGGTAAAACCAGCATCATCACCCGTTTCATGTACGACAAATTCGACACAACCTATCAG GCTACTATTGGTATcgattttttgtcaaaaacaatGTACCTTGAAGATAGAACTGTTCGTCTGCAGCTTTG GGATACTGCAGGCCAAGAAAGATTTAGAAGTCTTATTCCAAGCTACATAAGAGATTCTTCTGTTGCAGTTATTGTATATGATGTAGCTA ACAGGCAATCATTTCTGAACACTAACAAGTGGGTTGAGGAGGTACGTCAAGAACGTGGCAGTGATGTTATCATTGTATTGGTTGGAAACAAAACTGATCTTGTCGATAAAAG GCAAGTTTCTATAGAGGAAGGAGATGCCAAGTCCCGAGAGTTTGGAATCATGTTTATAGAAACCAGTGCAAAAGCAGGCTTCAATATCAAG CCTTTGTTTCGTAAGATTGCTTCTGCCCTGCCAGGGATGGAAACTCTTTCTTCCACAAAGCAGGAAGACATGGTTGACGTAAATTTAAAACCTACGGTGAATTCATCCCAGACAGAGCAGCAGGGAGGAGGTTGCTCATGTTAG